In Hemicordylus capensis ecotype Gifberg chromosome 8, rHemCap1.1.pri, whole genome shotgun sequence, the DNA window CAGGGAGGCTGAGAGAACTCCCTGTCACTACAGAAGCCAAAGCAAGCGAGGTCTCTGCCTGTGTTCACACATGAATCCCCTTTCCCCTTGAGGAGGCAGAGCTGTGCAGGGAAGgctccagggcagcagcaggatttggcccGGTCTGATGTGCAGGAGATGCCCTCAGGCCCCcgaggaggagaagagaagaggaactGGCAGGCCTGTCAAGTCTGGGGAAGGCAGCGGCAGACCCCCTCAGACGGCCTTCGCTTCTCTTCCAGCATTTAGCAAATTATTTGCCACATCGCTGAGCTGAATGTTCCTCTGGCTTAGAAGGCAGGAAAGGCAGGTGGGAGATGCATGATGCCCATCTTAAGGAGCCGGCAGCTGGCAAGGACGGACTCATCTGGCCtcttctcaggggcgtagctaggggagaggcgggggcccgtgttcatccctctccctgacagccccccccccccgagtgagggagacaatgaaggaaACAGGGAGGGCCGgagctggagctgggggcctgtgaacccttttgctcagttatcGCTGTGCCCCCACTGCCTCTTCTCCCTTCCAGGCCTTCTGCTGTGGGCATCTGAGCCTGTGTGGTGGAGGGTGGAggacccctccccctcctctggcCCGGCTTCCCCCTTCTGGCTCCTAGAGGGGCTCTTTGGGGTGTCGGGAGCTCCGCTAGCACCGTCCGGGCGCTTCCAGCAGGCAGCCTCTTCACTCGGATGCCCCACGTGGTGGCAGGTCGGCCACCCCACCCTGAGGCACAAGGGACCCCCTCAGTCAGTCCACAGCTTGGCCCTCAACTAGCCAAGCTGGTCTGGGAGGGGGAgcagcctccctctctcctgGGGGCGGAATGTGCAGACTCCCTCACAAAAAGCCATGCCGGTTGCATGGCTGGTAATTCCAAAGAGAAGGAGGCCAAGGCTGGAGAGACGGGGAGGTGAGCATAAATGTTTCAAATATGTGTCCTCCCCTTCAGATTAAAACCCAGTGCTAAGTGCATTGTCCTCAGCTGGGGGAGCAATTTCGGGAAGAGCGAACGTctggatcagggctgctcaacttcagccctcctgcagatgttggcctacaactcccataattcctggatattggccactgtggctggggattgtgggagctgtagtccaaaaacatctggggggcaaAAGCTGAGCAAGCCTGCCCTGGACACACGCAAAGGGTCCGTTCCCCTAAAGGAGAGTCCGGGCTGTCCTCCCTTCACAGGGCTCCAAGGGGCCCAGGATCGCCCAGAAGAGCCCAGGGCGGAGGGCTAGAGCGAGTGGGGCAGCCAAGGGGAGGGCCGGGCAATCTGAGGCGCCCTCCTTTTCCTGTGGGCCCCTGGCGAtaaccccaccctgccccacccacgGGCTCAAGTGACCAGCAACCGGGCCCTGGAGCGGGGCCTGCTTTAGTGTCTCCATGTGGCCCCACGACCTCTTTGGCCACTCGGGGCATGGAAGCGCCTTCCTGATGCCCTCCCTGTGGACATGTGGGAGTAGCGGCTGCCAGCCACGGCCACGGCCACGCTGGCTTAGGGCGTGGCTCGGCTCGGGTGGCTGCGTTCCTTCCCGGAGCCTCTTTCTCTCTGCACGGACGAGGCTGCTCTCCACCAGCCCCACCGAGAAACAAAGCCGTCCTCTCCAGCGTCCTTCCAGCCAGACTCTGCAGCAGGTGGCCACACCGGCCCTTGGCCGGAAGGGTCCTTCTGGCTCGCCTGCGGAGCCTGGCACCCCTCTGGCAAGTGTGGCGCCTCCGGTCTTGGgctgggcagtggggcagggaaggCCTCCCCGTGGCCAGGGCCCTGCGGTGCATGCTGGCTGCCGCAGTGGGGTCCCTGAGCTGCCCCACAGAGCCTTTGCCCGAGCAGGGTGGAAGCTGGCCACAGGCTCTGAGGCAGACCAACTGCCCCCTCGGGGCTGGAGGGAGACCAAGCAGGAGGCTGGGGTGTCAGGCCAGGAGGGAAGGCTTCCCCCTGCGCTGCGGGGCCTTCCTggccagcaccccacccccacccccacctgtggAGCCTCTCTGCCATTCTGCTCCGGGGCACCCCGGCAGTGGCCCGGCCCCGAACCGCCCTTGGTCTTCCTGGCTGGCTATCTGGGAGGGCCCGCTGGCTCCTGTTTGCCACAGGAGTGGACGGCAAGCGGTCTGTGCAGGGGGGCCCAGGCAAGGGCCCCTTTGGAAGCGGATGGAGGCCCTGTGGGGTGAGAACCCCCTCTGGCCTGAAGCCCCTCTGCCTTGCCTGCCCAGAGCGGCCTTTCTTGCCTTTCTGGTGGGGTGCGATTGGCTGGATTGCCCCAgcgaggggggcggggaggcggaGCTGCTCCCTCGTGGCCTGTGGCTCTTCTCAGACGAGCCGGCCAGGAACCGTCCGAGGTGTTTTTGGCCCAAGTGGGAATGGCTTGCAGAGCTCTCTGGGCCGGGGTGCTGAGCCGCCTCCGGTTCTGAGCTGCTGCCCCACGGGGCCGGAGGAGGGGGAGCCCAGCATGGCAGCCCTTCCCTCCCCAGAGCTGGCTGGGCCTGAGGGCCGGGCTGTCACCAGGTGCCGGCTGGCGGGTCAGAGGGGTGTGGCACGCTTGGCTTGCGTCTCCACTCTGGCATCGGGCTGCTTGACTTGTGCCAGCCCCACAGGATTTGTGGCCTCCCCGTGCCCCGGATGCCATGCCGCCAGACCGCCAGGCCTGCCCGGCCTCCAAGCGGGAAGGGGCCTAGGCCCTCTGAGGCCAGGGTGATCCGTCAGGCTGGGGCTGCAGTGCCTCTTCTCAGCCCCCCAGCGGCAGATTCCAGCATCCCCCTTAAGGAGTCTGATGCCGagcgggagggtgggggggctgccTCGCCATGCGCtggtgaccctaaccctaaccctagccctaaccctaaccctaaccctagcccccTGCCAtgcaggcagtggggggaggcaggctcAACCCATGCCATGGCACCCTTTCCCAGAGTGGGAGCCCCAGGCCAGGAAGGGCTCCGCCccctggagggggcccagagagcTTGGTCCTCCCCTCCgctagcgccccccccccgggatggatggatggactgtGCCTGGGAAAGCCTCCCCTCTGGAGGGACCGTGGGCCTGGGCTTTGCTCTGCCAGCCCCTTGGGTGACTGGGGCGGGATTCTGGGCCAGGCTGGCTGATGGCTGGCCTCACGCTTCAGGAgagaggggctgggggggggctgccctggacttggggagggggagggggttcaaGTCGTCAGGACTGCAAGAGGCACTGGCCAGATAAttctggcagcaggagggagagcgcCAGGCAGGAAACACCCGCTGCTGGGGAGCGGTGGCTGTGGCCTCCTCTGGGCCCTCGCAGTGTGGTGAGGTTTCCCAGGGGACCCCCAGCCAGAGGCACTTCTGggccaagtccagggcctccaccccccctggcgcccccccaccccccccccccgccacaatcctcttcagtctgccCCAGCTGGTGTGCTTGGTGTGCTTCGCCGCCAGCCCACGCCAGGTGGCtgagcgtgactgtgacctgtgccgggcgGCTGAACATGACCTCCCCTTGAGAGACTGAGGAAAATGCAACACGTGGGCTGGGAGTCTGTGAAGCTGtgggttgaaatgtttctgctgctgcatatttgcatcaatggACCTGTTTTATTATCGCCTTACCTTCTTGTGAGGTCAGCTGCTGGTTGTGCCCTCACGAACCCACGTGCTCAAAGTACtgcgtgtgtcacggtgtgtgtgtgtgtgtgtgtgtgtgtgtgtgtgtagggggatgatgcctCCCTTgcaggggggccctccaaaggcctttcggtccagggtccaaaatgaCCGAGGAGGTGCAGCTCTGCACCCAACACCCGGCTGGCTGCATGCCGTAGAGTGCCGGACTCCCAGGCCCCGCCTGCCTTCAGCTACTGCGGCAAAGGTCCCCATTGTTCTGCTGTCCTTGGCCTGCTTGGCTAATATCAGtcattaatggggggggggaggcgggggctGAGCTGCCCTGCAAAGGTCTCTCGGTGCCTCTGCTCTGCCTGCCCCCAGGGAGCTGCTTGTTTGCTGGGTGCCGCTGCAGGGAAGCCAGCCTCCTCCCGGGCTGCTGCCTCACCCTGACGCTCCCCTTCAGAGGCACCTGTGGAGCACCTGGGCAGAGGAGGGCAGCTGGGCTCTGCTGGTCTGTGGCAGCCCTTTCTCCCTTTCTGCTCCACAGGCAGGGGGGCCACCGCCCCCCCCGCCTAGCAAAGGAGGGGCCATGTTGTGGTCTGGTGCCACCGCCCCCACGTTAGGGTTCGGGGgaaactctgtgcatgctcagaggcacctttCCTTGCCAGGGAAGACCACTAAATGGGGAGAGGGCGGTTGGGCAGGAAGCTTGCGATAACCAGCCTGTGTGTtgccctgggtggggtggggggcatgcctGGGGGGCTGGCCAGAGCCTCTAGGAGGTCTGGAGCAAGTCCCATGAGGAAGTCGGcagtgagagcagcagcagcagcaggaaggctcTCCTTGGGGAGGCGGCCAGGAGGAGCCGCTCTGTGGGCCTGGGAAGCGGGGAAGAAGCCCGGAGAGTTCCCCTCCGCAAGCAGCAGCTTCAGGGCTGTGATTTGGCCAGGTctcccgtggggggggggggtccccgcTGCTGCTTCATcccagccctcccccccaccccgctgctctCATGGTTGCCTTTGGGCAGCCCATGTGGCTCagtctgggcgggggggggcagcgtgGAGGAGAGCCCAAAGGGGCATCCGTCCAGGGTGCAGCatcggcagctgtggaaaaggcgaGTCCCACGTGGGACGCGAGGGACTGGTAGCCGAGCCCAGCCAGGAGGACcaccgccctgccctgccctgcaacAGAGCCCAGTTCTGGCCACGGCATCCCTGCAAGGAGAGCGCGGAGCTTCCTGGGGCGGCCGGGGCGGCCAAAGGCACCCAGGAAAggcctccgggggtgggggtgggagcagcgTCTGTTCGAGGAAAGGGGCCTCGGGGCTGTGACGATGCCCAGAAAGAACGGTTAGCGCTGAAATGTGGGGCTATTGGATGAAGCCGGATGGCTAGTAGGCCAGCCAGCAAGGGGGAGGCAGTCTCCACACAGAGAGCTGCTTGGCCCCCAGATGTGGCCTCCACAGGGGCAGGGCGGGTGGGGCTCGGTGGGCCGGCTGCTGGCAGGCTCTTTCGGGGCCTCGCCTCTGTGgtctcacccctccctctgcttctccTGTCCCCCAGCAGCCATGGAAGCGGAGCTGATGTTCCTCTGTTCTCTGCTGGTCCCCGTGATCCTAGCAGACGGTACGTACCGGTGCTTTTGGCCCGAGCCTTTGTCTAAGGCCACTGCCTCACCTagctgggggcggagggggggagggagagtgggagagcAAGGGCAGTCATGAGCCAGGGTGGGGGGTGTCACAGGAGGCCGCTTGGGGGgctcctctttctccctccctgccattcgCCAGGGAatcgtgcagctctacctgatgaatggccagctgcAGGCTACTGAGTGAGGTTGAGTCCCAATTTGAGGGCCCCTCCAGATCGCAGACTGCTTCAGCCTGTCTTTGGGAGCGAGCAGAAGATCCCCCCTCCTGGTGCTTCTCGGTAGGATGGATGAGCCGCCATGGTCCAAGGCATCCTCCGGCTCTGCAGCCCATTCGGATGATTCCGGGCTTCCTGCGGGGTTTTCCTTGGGCATAATCGACACGCGGTTGGGGTTGGCAGCCTGAAGGCGGGCCAGGCGAGAggcctccctccagcaagggggcagcaggacaccaTCCCGGGCCCCTTGGCTTCTCTCTCCCCGAGACCAAGAGAGCAGCAGCTGCCTCGTGCTCTGCCAAGCCAGAAGGTTTCAGGGGCTGCCCAGAGAGCTCCTCCTGGCCGCCTGAGTGTGCCTGATGGCCCAGAATCAGCctttcggggtgggtgggggggtgggggggcagcttcTCCTGGGGTTTTCTGCGCTCCACTGTTCTATGTTGATCGATTCTTCTCTGTACTTCCCAGCAACTGataaagagaaggaaaaggacCCCTTTAACTACGGTGAGCATCCAGTGCCTTTCCGTGAGCACCTCTGTTTTTCTGAAGGCTGCTGCTCTGTGGAAGTGCAACctcccttttctcctcccttttctctctcccagaCTACCAGACCCTACGGATCGGGGGCCTGGTGTTTGCCGTGGTCTTCTTCACGGTTGGAATTCTCCTTATCCTGAGTAAGAGGCCACGTCTgcctaagagctggtcttgtgaaatCAGCCACAGTGCCGCCTCCCTTCGTGGGCCCCCCCACTGTGATTAGCACACACattggcagccccccccccagctgcctctccttggaAGGGCACTCTGCCAAGCCCTAGACGGAGGCCCCTGGCCCTGCCtggccccccccccggtggccccCGGTGGCCATCTGGCACTTCCTCTGCTAGACAGCATCACGAGTCTCCTTTGCTGCCACCCACACACCGTGGGAGGCTGTAGCCTCTTCTGCCCCCCAGGGGCCCATCCTGCCGGCCCAAGAGTTCTCCAGGGAGGccgctggggtggggtggggtggggtggggagggcggcagcagcagcagcacagccttGGCCATTGGGAGGGTCCTCCCTGCCCAGTTTCTAGGGCGCCTCTTGGTCAGGGCGAGAGGAGCAAGGAGGTGGTGCTGCAAATTCCTGGCTTGTGTGTGTTTCTCCCTCCAGGCAGGAGATGCCGGTGCAGCTTCAACCAGAAGCCAAGGTACGTCCAGAGTGCTGAGGGAGCAGCTGCCCAGggggcccctccctccccacctcccttgCATATTATTATTGGCTTTCCTTCTTCAAGGAACTTCCCAGATGGCCAAGAAATGGCTCCAGCAGATTCTAGCGCAAAGGGGCCAACCAAGCCGCTGCCCCCTTTCCCTGGTGGCCCAAgtcgtgtttgtgtgaatgaaaaA includes these proteins:
- the LOC128333739 gene encoding FXYD domain-containing ion transport regulator 6-like isoform X1, producing MEAELMFLCSLLVPVILADATDKEKEKDPFNYDYQTLRIGGLVFAVVFFTVGILLILSRRCRCSFNQKPRAPGDEEAQAENLIASNATGAQKAEN
- the LOC128333739 gene encoding FXYD domain-containing ion transport regulator 6-like isoform X2, producing the protein MEAELMFLCSLLVPVILADATDKEKEKDPFNYDYQTLRIGGLVFAVVFFTVGILLILSRRCRCSFNQKPRAPGDEEAQAENLIASNGAQKAEN